The stretch of DNA ACGAGATCACACCGCAGCCATCACACTGAGGACTCTGTTTTCAGCTCGGAGATCACCTGCTCTAGCTGGTGGCTATTGGCCCGGTAAACTTCGTTGCAGAAATGACAGGTGGCCTCTGCGCCATCATCTTTAACAATCATGTCCTTAAGTTCGTCTTCACCCAGCAGCTTCAAGGCTCCCAACATCCGCTCAAAAGAACAGCCGCAGTGAAAGTTCAGCATCTGGGTGCCGGGCAAATGCACGAGCCCCATGTCGCCTAGGAGCTCTTCAAAGATCTGCGGCAAGGTTTTCGATGCCCGTAGCAGCGGCGTAAATCCTGATAGAGCAGACACTCGCGCCTCTAGTTTTTCCACGAGGGCCTCGTCCTGGGCTGCCTTGGGCAACACTTGAATCAGAAGTCCCCCTGATGCCGTCACTCCTTCTGCGCTGACAAAGACGCCCAAGACTAAGGCTGAGGGAGTTTGCTCGGAGTTCACCAAATAGGCGGTGATATCATCCCCAATTTCCCCTGAGACGAGATTTACGGTACTGGAGTAGGGATAACCGTAGCCTACGTCTCGCACCACATAGAGGTAGCCATTGCGGCCCACAGCGGTGCCCACGTCTAATTTGCCGCGATCGTTAGGGGGCAGTTCTACGGAAGGACAATCCACATAGCCGCGTACGGTGCCATCCAGACCCGCATCAACAAAAATTCCCCCCAAGGGGCCATCACCGTTGATGCGAATGTTCACCCGAGATTCTGGACGCTTCATGCTAGACGCTAGGAGCAGACCGGCAGACATGGTGCGTCCTAGGGCGGCTGAGGCTACATAGGATAGGTTGTGTCGCCGCCGGGCTTCGTCTGCCAAACGGGTGGTGATAACGCCAACGGCCCGAATCCCTCCATCGGCCGCGGTTGCTCGAATTAACTGATCTGCCATAGGAACCCTACATAGTTCGTAACAATACTAGTTTTTATTCTACGGTGTGAGTCTGGGTGTTCGCTGGAGAGATCTCCCTCTAGGATGAAATGAGGGAGCGATCGCCCTAGTGGTGATCCTTGCTTTAGGGCAGGTTGCTCCCTCAGTCCACCAAGACAGGATTCACCATGCTCGGAACATTTCAGCGAAGCGACCTCCGTATTGAGATCAATGCATCGAGTACCGCCATTCGAGACAGCCTGACCCAAGGGGCACAGCTTCGTCGATGGCTGTATCCCCAGTCCTT from Leptolyngbya sp. CCY15150 encodes:
- the hslO gene encoding Hsp33 family molecular chaperone HslO yields the protein MADQLIRATAADGGIRAVGVITTRLADEARRRHNLSYVASAALGRTMSAGLLLASSMKRPESRVNIRINGDGPLGGIFVDAGLDGTVRGYVDCPSVELPPNDRGKLDVGTAVGRNGYLYVVRDVGYGYPYSSTVNLVSGEIGDDITAYLVNSEQTPSALVLGVFVSAEGVTASGGLLIQVLPKAAQDEALVEKLEARVSALSGFTPLLRASKTLPQIFEELLGDMGLVHLPGTQMLNFHCGCSFERMLGALKLLGEDELKDMIVKDDGAEATCHFCNEVYRANSHQLEQVISELKTESSV